A region of Anticarsia gemmatalis isolate Benzon Research Colony breed Stoneville strain chromosome 10, ilAntGemm2 primary, whole genome shotgun sequence DNA encodes the following proteins:
- the LOC142975906 gene encoding protein DPCD — translation MKRKACLIEVLEGSEKKAKHTILENTKLYTNGGDSKMYRNTIWYHSLLSAEKSCLKEDKLKKIHYNFEDGKEMVEEYNVETQVLLRRAWKVKGKLGGEGKWEVEIGDPIPDATPHIDTGIDIMESKDQPILTRRNTRINLEWRIRNLPYPIETYSISANNDERCIIVRTTNKKYFKRLQVPELDRLNLPIEQANISSTHQFHTLIIMYKKPQPMLDMEKEWFQELSKVKPIKDMPSDCKTQ, via the exons ATGAAAAGAAAAGCTTGCTTGATCGAAGTACTCGAGGGTTCTGAAAAAAAAGCCAAACATACGATCTTAGAAAATACTAAACTATATACAAACGGAGGCGATTCgaaaatgtatagaaatactATTTGGTATCACTCCTTGCTTAGTGCTGAGAAATCTTGCTTGAAGGAGGATAAATTGAAAAAGATCCACTATAACTTCGAGGATGGCAAGGAAATGGTGGAAGAGTACAATGTGGAGACGCAAGTTTTATTGCGACGCGCTTGGAAAGTAAAAGGAAAGTTGGGTGGTGAAGGAAAATGGGAAGTGGAAATTGGTGATCCCATTCCTGATGCCACTCCTCATATTGATACTGGTATTGATATAATGGAATCTAAAGATCAG CCAATTCTTACTAGACGCAATACTAGAATTAATTTAGAATGGAGGATTAGAAATCTGCCTTATCCTATTGAAACTTATTCTATAAGTGCAAATAATGATGAAAGATGTATCATTGTCCGAACAACCAATAAGAAGTATTTCAAGAGACTTCAAGTTCCTGAACTGGATAGACTTAATTTGCCTATAGAACAGGCTAATATATCATCCACCCATCAGTTTCATACTCTAATCATAATG TACAAAAAACCTCAACCAATGCTGGACATGGAGAAAGAGTGGTTCCAAGAATTGTCTAAGGTGAAACCAATTAAAGACATGCCCAGTGACTGTAAAACAcagtaa